The following is a genomic window from Planctomycetia bacterium.
AGAAGATTCATCGGGCTGCGCGTCTCGTAAAGTGAACCGGCGTGGAGAAGGCGGAATCGTTTGCCCGGGGGCTGGTCGGTCGCGGCCGCGAAGTCGTCGGGGTCATAGCCGTTTTCGATGGTGTTGAATTTTCGGACGTGGGCGGCGTATCGATCCTTAAAGCGGCGGGTCATGTGATCGTTGACGCTGATGACCGCGGCGGCGCGGGATATCACGGCGGACTCCGACCATTTCGTCAGCAGGCGGCCGAGTCCGTCCTCCCATTGTCGCCAGTGAATGTATTCGACCCACGGGTCACGGAAGTCCGCGATCCACGGCTTGCGAATGATCGACGACACGACCAGCCCGATGAGGTGATCGCTGAAGGGCATGCCGGTGGAGAAGACCGCGTCGAAGCGATGTTCCCGATGAAGGCGCCGCGCTAATCGCACAGCGGAAGGCAATCGCCAGATTCCCCGATCGGGAAAGGTGAGCTTGTCGTGCAGCTTCTCGATTCGCCACTTCAGGACGCCGCGCCACCATGTCTCGTCGGCGCCGATGCGACCGGTGATGCCCGCGAGGAAGCCTGAGAGGCTGCGACTGGCGAAGCCCGGCCAGTTGTCGGGGATGGGGCTGAGGCGATGAACCGGTACGTCGGCGGGGATATCCTGGAGGCTCAAAGGGTCGGCCGCGCGGCGGGCGTCGTGTCGCGAGATGCGGGCGGAGCGCGCCGCGCCGGTGATGACGACGGGCTTCCAGTTAAACTGCGGGAGGTATTTTACGAATTTGCGAACGCGAATCGCGCCGACCGAGGCCACGGGCGGGAAGCGACTGGCGATCACCAGCACCTTGCGTGCGGGTCGGCCGCTATCACCCCGGTCGTCATTTGCACCATGGTGCTTGCCACGGATGGACTCGTCGAGGTCGACGGGCATCGTGGAGTGAGGCCCCATTGGCCAGGTGGTGACCGATCCTGCGGCCGCCTTCGCGGTGGGTCGTTCGGCCAGATGCAATGTCGCCTCGTCCAAAGCAGGACTCCATGCTTCGCTGCGGGCACCCGCGCCGCGGGTGCGATAATGATCTATCGAGCGTGCAAGACCCCTACTCAAGCGCTAATAGGTACACGGTGGGCCGGCTGTTTCAGAGCAGTTTTTGCGCCCGCGATGACGGCCAATCACTTGGAGCGAAGCCGGCGGCTGCCGCTGAGTAGGGCTTACCGGTGAGGGTTTGAATGGGCCTGCCGAAATCGCTGCGAAAGGGAGTCGCGGGGCGATTTGCGACTGGAGTGTTTTGATTGCGCACGAATTGCGCTTCTCGGTCGGACTTGTTCGATTTGCCTTGCGCCGGCCGCTGCGAGGGAAAGAGAAGCTGCTCGTATTGGCGCATGGTGTCCGACCAACTGTGACGCCCTGCCGCGTGGCGATATCCGGATTCGGCGACACGATCGCACAGGCATTCCGATTCGAGGAGCCGAACTACCTGCGATGCGAACGCCGTCGGCTCGTCGGCGATCAGCACTTGGCGACCGGGCTCGACGTCCAGGCATTGGGCTACGGATGAGGTCGCCACGACGGGCCGCTGCATGGCCATCGCCTCCAGCACCTTGTTGGGCATTCCCCGAGCGATTCTCAACGGGGCGATGACCACGCGACTTGAGGCGAGGTAGCGACGGACCTCCGGCACTTCGCCGGTCACCGTGACGCCGGGCATCTTCGCCAGGCGCACGATGTCGGCGGGTGGATTTCGTCCGACGATCATCAACTGCGCATCCCTGACGCGGGCGCGAACTTGCGGCCATGCGGTATGCATGAACCAGGTCATGCCGTCGCGATTGGGTCGATAGGACATCTCCCCCACGAAGCTGACGACGGGCCCCTGCCGCGAGGCCTGGGGAGGCAATGCATAGGGAAGATCGACGCCGTTGGCGATCACGTGCAGGCGCGGGGATGTTCCAGTCGGATCGAGCGTACGGCGCTCTCGCTCAGAGATGACGGCTGTTGCGTCGAACTCCTCGATGCAGGCCAGTTCCAGCGCGCGCAGTCGGCGGGCCTCGAGGGCATAAATGGCGAACATCGGGAAGTGCGAGTAGGCAGCGTACTCCTGCCACTTGGCGCTGTCGGAATCACACAGATCCAGGACGCGACGCCGCGCTCTTGCGCGGCGGGCATAGGGGGCCATGCA
Proteins encoded in this region:
- a CDS encoding TIGR03087 family PEP-CTERM/XrtA system glycosyltransferase is translated as MTSRRRKILFLTHRVPFPPDKGDKIRTFHQLDHLAVDHDVYCACFIDHPDDRVHAIALQRWCKGVFTVEWRPHRGMLRAVRALAGDRALSEAAYDDPRMHQQIDAWSSSIEFDAVVAFSACMAPYARRARARRRVLDLCDSDSAKWQEYAAYSHFPMFAIYALEARRLRALELACIEEFDATAVISERERRTLDPTGTSPRLHVIANGVDLPYALPPQASRQGPVVSFVGEMSYRPNRDGMTWFMHTAWPQVRARVRDAQLMIVGRNPPADIVRLAKMPGVTVTGEVPEVRRYLASSRVVIAPLRIARGMPNKVLEAMAMQRPVVATSSVAQCLDVEPGRQVLIADEPTAFASQVVRLLESECLCDRVAESGYRHAAGRHSWSDTMRQYEQLLFPSQRPAQGKSNKSDREAQFVRNQNTPVANRPATPFRSDFGRPIQTLTGKPYSAAAAGFAPSDWPSSRAQKLL
- a CDS encoding glycosyltransferase, which codes for MDEATLHLAERPTAKAAAGSVTTWPMGPHSTMPVDLDESIRGKHHGANDDRGDSGRPARKVLVIASRFPPVASVGAIRVRKFVKYLPQFNWKPVVITGAARSARISRHDARRAADPLSLQDIPADVPVHRLSPIPDNWPGFASRSLSGFLAGITGRIGADETWWRGVLKWRIEKLHDKLTFPDRGIWRLPSAVRLARRLHREHRFDAVFSTGMPFSDHLIGLVVSSIIRKPWIADFRDPWVEYIHWRQWEDGLGRLLTKWSESAVISRAAAVISVNDHMTRRFKDRYAAHVRKFNTIENGYDPDDFAAATDQPPGKRFRLLHAGSLYETRSPMNLLTAWRRYITETPGAAEHAQLEFAGRAGVFRDELTNPADRGTIVYHGVLPHAEALAAMSSADVNLIMLPDLPGSEGDTTAKMYECIGAGRAILATVPRTGAAAAELGRHDGVWLVSPKDIDGIHRAICDLYRRWLSGTLQVRRAKDLLNSVTRRRQSEQLAELFNRVAPRRGIRREVIS